Within the Magnetospirillum sp. ME-1 genome, the region CGATGTCATCGACGAAGGAGCCGGTGGCCACGATGAAGGGGGTTCCGGGCACAGCCAGCGCATAGGACAGCTTCGGCCTGTCGCCATCGGCTCCCCTCGCCCAGCGATACCGCACGAAGCCGCCTTCCGGCGAGCCGGCCGCCTCCGCGAGACCAGCGACGATGCGCACCCCGTCCGGATCCTTCAGGTCCGAGAGGTCCTTCCCGACGAGGGAGGCGATCGGATGCGCCCGCATGACGCCCGAGCGGTCGAGCACGAAGACGTATTCCTCATGCCCGCCATCGTCGAAGCGCATCCGGCCGACCGAAGCGACGGCGGAAAGCGCCTTCTCCCCGTCCGCCCCATCACCCGCCGAAGCCTCGATGATCGACGCCCCCGCTTGGGCGAGCCTGCGCAGATCCTCCTGGCGATCCGTCGTCGCCGTGTGCCAAACGAGCGCAAGGCCGACCAGTCCGCCGACGATCGGGATGAAGGCGGCGAAGACCGCCTGCAGCATGAGCTTCGTGCGGATGCGGATGTCGTCGATCGACCTCATGGCCCGTTCCCCTTTCCTCTTCCGGATGGGGTGGAAGATGGGGCCGGGCGATCCCACGAACGCCGCTGCGACGGCGACGCGCTCATCTCCTGCGGGAGCGCGCCGCCGGCGCAGCAGCCCAGCCACCATCCATCCAGGAGCAAGACCATGGCCAAGCTCATCTTCAAGGTCGCCGACGTCCTCCCCCTCATCGCCCATTCCAAGGCCTCCCCCTCCCACAGCAAGGGCTGGGGCGACGACACGCCGACCCCCGGCCTGTTCCTTGTCCACGACCAGGGCATCTACCTCATGAGCAACGGCAATCCGCGGCAGATGGCCGACGGCTCGATCGGCGGCGAAGGCGTCGAGGGTCGCTCCAAGGTCGCCTACGCCGAAGGCTGCGACCCCGACAAGGATGCGGAATGGTGGGACAACGCCCGGGATCTCGTCGGCGGCGACGACTTCGCCGAGACCCTGCCGCTGGCGATGTTCGCCGGTCTCGAGGACTGCCCGGAAGCGACCTTCTGCCTGAAATTCACCGAGAGGGACATCCGCATCGAGATCGCGGCCCCGAAGAGGACCGTCGCGCGCGCCGACATCGCCGCCAAGCTCGAGAAGGCCTACGCCGAAGGCAAGATCCTGTTCCTCGAAACGCCCCGGTCGAAGAAGATCATGGTGGTCTCGACGAAGGAAGGAGCGGC harbors:
- a CDS encoding DUF3085 domain-containing protein — its product is MPAIVEAHPADRSDGGKRLLPVRPITRRSLDDRRPRLGEPAQILLAIRRRRVPNERKADQSADDRDEGGEDRLQHELRADADVVDRPHGPFPFPLPDGVEDGAGRSHERRCDGDALISCGSAPPAQQPSHHPSRSKTMAKLIFKVADVLPLIAHSKASPSHSKGWGDDTPTPGLFLVHDQGIYLMSNGNPRQMADGSIGGEGVEGRSKVAYAEGCDPDKDAEWWDNARDLVGGDDFAETLPLAMFAGLEDCPEATFCLKFTERDIRIEIAAPKRTVARADIAAKLEKAYAEGKILFLETPRSKKIMVVSTKEGAAPLPLDIRLAQLRIRYPKAVALNTLDLGKACGIYAKAIGVVLED